The segment CCTGACAATAGCATTGTGTTACTTCGCTTACTTTTAAACTGTGTCTGGCAAGGAAGTGGTAGTAAAAGTTCCTATTAAATTTCATTTTTAATAGTGCATTGTTTTATTACATTTTGATTTTAATAGAGCTTTTTACTATTAACTCTTTGAAAATGTACCCCATAGATTGGACACTCAAAATCATAGTAGCGTACACTTTTTGTCATAGGTCGGACAGCTTTTTTCATAGCTACACTTGGTATGACTTCTCACAGCACTTTTTGTAAGTTGGGTGGACTTGTCCTACCAGTCGGCTTCACTTGGGTGGATGGTTGCACCCACTTCATTTTCTGGCTTGGGTGGACTATTCATAACACCTTTTGCATCTTGGGTGGACTTGTCCTACCAACAAGCTATAACTGGGTGGACGATTGCACCCATTCACATCCATCTTGTCCTCATTTTCCAAAAGTTCTGGTTGTATCTGAGGACTTGTCCGTGATATAATCTATTTGCGTGTAGGTATATCATGGCTTTTAGTCAGATACATACCAGAGGGATGGTCTTAGGACTGTCCCTTATTCATTTTTCATTGTTCCCTTGACCGCTTTTACTGCGTGTCTGTCTCGTAAATCCTTCCCCTCATTGAGAATCAGAAACTCGTCTAATCGTTCCCTGCGGATTAAGATTTTTCTTCCCACTCTAAGGATAGGCAGCTTTTCCCATTCCACAAGATTTCTAAGAGTGTTTCTTCCGATACCTGTATAGTCGGCAGCTTCTTCAATGGAGAGAGCAAACTTTAATTCTGTCATTCGATCACCTCATTCCTGCGTAGGATTACAAGTCTTGTATATCAGAGGATGTTCCTTTTTGAAGAAAGGATTAGCCTTTTTTAAAACTTGCGTTACGCAATTCTGATTAAAGTATATATCTTTTATAACGCTATGTCAAGCCTTACGAAATTCTATCATCTTTTATAGAATTGCGTATTGCAATATATCGTGTTATGTGGTATAGTAATGACATACCGAAAAAGGAGGTTCGCAAGTATGTTAAAAGATAAAGAATTGCGAAAGACAATCGGTAGCAGAGCAAAAAGCCGTAGACAGGAGTTAGGATTGAACCAGCCTTATGTCGCTGAAAAAATGGGCGTGACAGCCTCAACCATTCAGAGATACGAAGCAGGAACGATTGATAACACCAAGAAAATGACCTTAGAAGGTCTGGCAGATGCACTTCATGTATCTGTGGAATGGCTGAAAGGTGAGACGGACGAATACGAAACAGACATTACGGATAAAAGAGAATTACAGATTCGTGATGTGATGACTTCCATTCTGAATAAGCTCCCTTATGATATGGAACAGTCCGAAAGTGATTTTTCCAAAGACCTGCTACTACTGATGTTACGGGAATACGAGCTGTTCGTGGATTCGTTCCAGTTCGCTTGTAAGAATTTCAAAGGAAATACAGATAACAAAATGCTCGCCCAGACAATGGGGTTTGAATCCAATAAGGAATACAATGAGATTATGTTCCTTAGAGAAATCACCCACACCGTCAACGCATTGAACGATATGGGCGATATTGTAAGACTGTATTCTAAGAATCCTGAGACAGCGAAAAATCGACTAGCCAATCTTTTATCAGAAAAAGATCCCGATTCGGTATAGATAGGCAGACGGAGCTATGATATACTTACACGCAAGAAGCATTTCACCAGTTCCGATTGCCGATATCGAAAGGAGAAACGATTATGGCAAAAGGTTCTGTAAGGAAGAAAGGCAAGAAATGGTACTACCGCTTTTATGTGGAGGATGCAAGTGGTAACTTGGTTCAGAAAGAATTTGCAGGTACGGAGAGCAAATCAGAGACAGAGAAAATGTTACGCAAGGCTATGGAGGATTATGACGCAAAGAAATTTCTAGCCAAAGCGGACAACCTCACACTCGGACAGATGCTAGATGTATGGGCAGAGGAAGATTTGAAAACGGGTTCACTTAGCAACGGTACAGTCGGTAACTATTTACAGGCAGTAAACAGGATTAAACAACACCCAATCGGAAACAGAAAACTAAAGACAGTCACTTCGGAGCATTTGCAGAAGTTTATGGATTTACTTGCATTTGGCGGTGAGGAAGGAAATTTTAAGTCAAAGGGTTACACCATCGACTATATCCGTTCTTTCCACGCAGTCCTGCAACAGTCCTTCCGATTTGCAGTCTTTCCAAAGCAGTACATCACATTCAATCCAATGCAGTATGTGGTAATGCGTAGGAAAGCCGAGGAAGATGTGGATTTGTTTTCTGATAATGATGAGGATGCAGAGGTTATCAACCCGATTACACCAGAGCAGTATCAAACGCTTATGGAGTATCTGGAAGAAAGAAACAAGCCTGCTGTCCTGCCGGTACAGATAGCGTACTACACAGGTCTTAGACTTGGAGAGGTATGCGGACTGTCTTGGAGTGACATTAACTTTGAGGAACAGTATCTGACAGTACGAAGAAGTGTCCGTTACAACGGAGCAAGGCACAAGACCGAGATTGGTCCGACAAAGCGAAAGAAAGTCCGTATCGTGGATTTCTGTGATACGCTCGCTGACATCTTAAAGAAAGCGAAAAAGGAACAGAGAAAGCAGGTATTCAGTTACGGAGAACTCTATCAGAGGAACTACTACAGGGAAGTTAAGGAAAAGAATCGTATCTACTATGAGCTTTATCATTTGGATGGCACAGAGGACATTCCGCTTGATTACAACGAGATTGACCTTGTATGTATCAGACCGGACGGAGCATACGAAGCCCCTGCAACGGTTGAGACAGCTTTAAGGACAGCAAGGAAACGATTGTCGGAGCTTGATGATAATTTCCACTTCCACACCCTGCGACACACTTATACCACAAACCTGCTCTCAAATGGAGCAGCACCAAAGGATGTACAGGAATTACTTGGACACTCGGATGTAAGTACCACTATGAATGTCTATGCACACGCTAACCGAGAAGGTAAGCGAAACTCAGCCCGACTACTTGATAAGGTGGTTGGAGAATAAAATCGAATAAGAAAAACTTTCCCTTGTAGATACCTCATAAGGGCAAAAACAAGGGAAAAGGATACATATAGAGTGGCAAGGCATACCGCCAAGTCGCATAAAATAAGGAAAGTTGAGATTTTAGTTATACAAATTCTAAATTGAGAGAAATATTGAGGGATAATGGCTATGAAGTATGATAAAATGGTATCTATTAATCGAGAGAAAAGCCAAGAAAAAATCGCTTTTGCAAAAAGAACTATTGATGAAATGCTTGAGAGAAAAGAAAAAGTCACAATTGCTGCTTTAGCGAAATATACAGGGTTATCTAAAGGATTTTTTTACAGCAATTCTGAAGTACGAGATGCTGTGAATAAAGCATTACTACAACAAGGGGCATGTTATAATCCCAAACAGGTTATTGTAGATCAAGTAATGTCAGGAAAGATAACCACGTTGAAGAAGATGCTCAGTTTACAA is part of the Clostridium sp. M62/1 genome and harbors:
- a CDS encoding tyrosine-type recombinase/integrase, with product MAKGSVRKKGKKWYYRFYVEDASGNLVQKEFAGTESKSETEKMLRKAMEDYDAKKFLAKADNLTLGQMLDVWAEEDLKTGSLSNGTVGNYLQAVNRIKQHPIGNRKLKTVTSEHLQKFMDLLAFGGEEGNFKSKGYTIDYIRSFHAVLQQSFRFAVFPKQYITFNPMQYVVMRRKAEEDVDLFSDNDEDAEVINPITPEQYQTLMEYLEERNKPAVLPVQIAYYTGLRLGEVCGLSWSDINFEEQYLTVRRSVRYNGARHKTEIGPTKRKKVRIVDFCDTLADILKKAKKEQRKQVFSYGELYQRNYYREVKEKNRIYYELYHLDGTEDIPLDYNEIDLVCIRPDGAYEAPATVETALRTARKRLSELDDNFHFHTLRHTYTTNLLSNGAAPKDVQELLGHSDVSTTMNVYAHANREGKRNSARLLDKVVGE
- a CDS encoding helix-turn-helix domain-containing protein; this encodes MTELKFALSIEEAADYTGIGRNTLRNLVEWEKLPILRVGRKILIRRERLDEFLILNEGKDLRDRHAVKAVKGTMKNE
- a CDS encoding helix-turn-helix domain-containing protein gives rise to the protein MLKDKELRKTIGSRAKSRRQELGLNQPYVAEKMGVTASTIQRYEAGTIDNTKKMTLEGLADALHVSVEWLKGETDEYETDITDKRELQIRDVMTSILNKLPYDMEQSESDFSKDLLLLMLREYELFVDSFQFACKNFKGNTDNKMLAQTMGFESNKEYNEIMFLREITHTVNALNDMGDIVRLYSKNPETAKNRLANLLSEKDPDSV
- a CDS encoding DUF6262 family protein, which codes for MKYDKMVSINREKSQEKIAFAKRTIDEMLERKEKVTIAALAKYTGLSKGFFYSNSEVRDAVNKALLQQGACYNPKQVIVDQVMSGKITTLKKMLSLQKKTIKQLEIQNQELQEENRSLKKELEILRNN